A section of the Phaseolus vulgaris cultivar G19833 chromosome 8, P. vulgaris v2.0, whole genome shotgun sequence genome encodes:
- the LOC137826217 gene encoding probable trehalose-phosphate phosphatase C isoform X2: MTNRNVNNTLLEFAMSISNSGALPRAAVPGIMALLGGVLGLPQKKLLLKTLEDGSGKGGTKVNTWIDSMRASSPTRVKSTQNQDPSPWTLYHPSALNLFDQIICESKGKQIVTFLDYDGTLSPIVADPDKAYMSQKMRATLKDIARHFPTAIVSGRCIDKVYSFVRLAELYYAGSHGMDIKGPTNRRSTKKGNEAVLFQPASEFLPMINEVYNILVDKTKPVPGAKVENNKFCLSVHFRCVDEKSWASLAEQVSLVLEHYPKLKLTQGRKVLEIRPTIKWDKGKALEFLLESLGYGNSDNVFPIYIGDDRTDEDAFKVLRKRGQGIGILVSKIPKETDASYTLQDPTEVGQFLRHLVEWKRTSTQYHKL; encoded by the exons GTAATGTGAATAACACTCTTCTGGAGTTTGCAATGTCGATTTCAAACTCAGGTGCTCTACCTAGAGCTGCAGTGCCTGGAATAATGGCTTTGCTTGGTGGGGTTTTAGGCCTACCCCAGAAAAAGCTCTTATTGAAAACTTTGGAGGATGGAAGTGGAAAAGGAGGAACCAAAGTTAACACATGGATTGATTCAATGAGAGCTTCTTCTCCCACACGAGTCAAATCCACGCAGAACCAAGACCCGAGTCCTTGGACT CTTTACCACCCTTCGGCACTGAACCTGTTTGATCAGATTATATGTGAGTCCAAAGGGAAGCAGATTGTCACTTTTCTTGACTATGATGGAACTCTCTCCCCAATTGTTGCAGACCCAGATAAAGCATACATGAGTCAAAAG ATGAGGGCCACATTGAAGGACATAGCAAGGCATTTCCCCACTGCCATCGTGAGTGGAAGGTGCATAGACAAG GTGTATAGCTTTGTGAGATTGGCAGAACTGTACTATGCTGGGAGCCATGGAATGGACATCAAGGGACCAACAAATAGGCGAAGTACTAAGAAA GGAAACGAAGCAGTACTCTTCCAACCCGCGAGTGAATTCTTACCCATGATCAATGAG GTGTACAACATCTTGGTGGATAAAACAAAGCCTGTCCCGGGGGCTAAGGTAGAAAATAACAAGTTTTGTTTGTCCGTGCACTTTCGCTGTGTTGACGAAAAG AGTTGGGCATCATTGGCTGAACAAGTGAGCTTGGTCCTCGAACACTACCCCAAACTTAAGCTAACTCAAGGCAGAAAAGTGCTTGAGATTCGACCAACCATAAAATGGGACAAGGGCAAGGCTCTTGAATTCTTGCTAGAATCACTTG GATATGGTAACTCTGATAATGTATTTCCAATCTATATTGGTGATGATCGAACTGACGAAGATGCTTTTAAG GTTTTACGGAAGAGGGGTCAAGGGATTGGAATTCTTGTTTCTAAAATTCCAAAAGAAACCGATGCTTCCTACACTTTGCAAGATCCAACTGAG GTTGGGCAGTTTTTGCGGCATTTGGTGGAGTGGAAAAGAACGAGTACCCAATACCACAAGTTGTAG
- the LOC137826217 gene encoding probable trehalose-phosphate phosphatase H isoform X1, whose product MTNRNVNNTLLEFAMSISNSGALPRAAVPGIMALLGGVLGLPQKKLLLKTLEDGSGKGGTKVNTWIDSMRASSPTRVKSTQNQDPSPWTLYHPSALNLFDQIICESKGKQIVTFLDYDGTLSPIVADPDKAYMSQKMRATLKDIARHFPTAIVSGRCIDKVYSFVRLAELYYAGSHGMDIKGPTNRRSTKKVRKSFHNQINETKIFIMVSFPLIIDSYFFVFFQGNEAVLFQPASEFLPMINEVYNILVDKTKPVPGAKVENNKFCLSVHFRCVDEKSWASLAEQVSLVLEHYPKLKLTQGRKVLEIRPTIKWDKGKALEFLLESLGYGNSDNVFPIYIGDDRTDEDAFKVLRKRGQGIGILVSKIPKETDASYTLQDPTEVGQFLRHLVEWKRTSTQYHKL is encoded by the exons GTAATGTGAATAACACTCTTCTGGAGTTTGCAATGTCGATTTCAAACTCAGGTGCTCTACCTAGAGCTGCAGTGCCTGGAATAATGGCTTTGCTTGGTGGGGTTTTAGGCCTACCCCAGAAAAAGCTCTTATTGAAAACTTTGGAGGATGGAAGTGGAAAAGGAGGAACCAAAGTTAACACATGGATTGATTCAATGAGAGCTTCTTCTCCCACACGAGTCAAATCCACGCAGAACCAAGACCCGAGTCCTTGGACT CTTTACCACCCTTCGGCACTGAACCTGTTTGATCAGATTATATGTGAGTCCAAAGGGAAGCAGATTGTCACTTTTCTTGACTATGATGGAACTCTCTCCCCAATTGTTGCAGACCCAGATAAAGCATACATGAGTCAAAAG ATGAGGGCCACATTGAAGGACATAGCAAGGCATTTCCCCACTGCCATCGTGAGTGGAAGGTGCATAGACAAG GTGTATAGCTTTGTGAGATTGGCAGAACTGTACTATGCTGGGAGCCATGGAATGGACATCAAGGGACCAACAAATAGGCGAAGTACTAAGAAAGTGAGAAAAAGTTTCCATAACCAAATTAATGAAACCAAGATTTTTATCATGGTGTCCTTCCCTCTCATCATAGATtcgtatttttttgttttcttccagGGAAACGAAGCAGTACTCTTCCAACCCGCGAGTGAATTCTTACCCATGATCAATGAG GTGTACAACATCTTGGTGGATAAAACAAAGCCTGTCCCGGGGGCTAAGGTAGAAAATAACAAGTTTTGTTTGTCCGTGCACTTTCGCTGTGTTGACGAAAAG AGTTGGGCATCATTGGCTGAACAAGTGAGCTTGGTCCTCGAACACTACCCCAAACTTAAGCTAACTCAAGGCAGAAAAGTGCTTGAGATTCGACCAACCATAAAATGGGACAAGGGCAAGGCTCTTGAATTCTTGCTAGAATCACTTG GATATGGTAACTCTGATAATGTATTTCCAATCTATATTGGTGATGATCGAACTGACGAAGATGCTTTTAAG GTTTTACGGAAGAGGGGTCAAGGGATTGGAATTCTTGTTTCTAAAATTCCAAAAGAAACCGATGCTTCCTACACTTTGCAAGATCCAACTGAG GTTGGGCAGTTTTTGCGGCATTTGGTGGAGTGGAAAAGAACGAGTACCCAATACCACAAGTTGTAG